In Agromyces sp. 3263, a single genomic region encodes these proteins:
- a CDS encoding SDR family oxidoreductase, with protein MKIAVAGGTGTVGRHVVDVVRERGDEPVVLARSTGVDLVTGAGLSGALDGVDTVIDVASVQTLSDAASRDFFGAVTRTLLAAEVAAGVRHHVALSIVGVDDAPHGYYAGKVLQEQLVEAAPVPWTILRATQFHEFAGQIFDTAKVGPLVLVPRMRSQPVAAREVAERLVALAVGEPAGRANDLAGPREERMADLTRRWAAATGRRGRVLELPLPGAYGRALRNGTLLARPGSDLGLQAFDEWLAAQAAARHPLDS; from the coding sequence ATGAAGATCGCCGTCGCAGGAGGAACCGGTACCGTCGGCCGTCACGTCGTCGACGTCGTGCGCGAGCGCGGCGACGAGCCGGTCGTGCTGGCCCGCTCCACGGGCGTCGACCTCGTCACTGGAGCGGGACTGTCCGGCGCGCTCGACGGTGTCGACACGGTGATCGACGTCGCGTCGGTGCAGACGCTGTCGGATGCCGCGTCCCGCGACTTCTTCGGCGCGGTCACCCGCACCCTGCTCGCCGCCGAGGTCGCGGCGGGCGTGCGCCACCACGTGGCACTCTCGATCGTGGGCGTCGACGACGCCCCACACGGGTACTACGCCGGGAAGGTGCTGCAGGAACAGCTCGTCGAGGCCGCGCCGGTGCCGTGGACGATCCTGCGGGCCACGCAGTTCCACGAGTTCGCGGGGCAGATCTTCGACACCGCGAAGGTCGGTCCGCTCGTCCTCGTTCCGAGGATGCGGTCGCAGCCGGTGGCGGCCAGGGAGGTGGCCGAGCGGCTGGTGGCGCTCGCGGTCGGTGAGCCGGCGGGACGGGCGAACGACCTCGCAGGTCCCCGCGAGGAGCGGATGGCCGACCTGACGCGGCGCTGGGCGGCCGCGACCGGACGGCGCGGGCGGGTGCTGGAGCTGCCGCTCCCCGGGGCGTACGGTCGCGCCCTGCGCAACGGCACCCTGCTCGCCCGGCCCGGCTCGGACCTCGGCCTGCAGGCGTTCGACGAGTGGCTCGCCGCGCAGGCAGCGGCGCGGCATCCGCTCGACTCCTGA